The Lonchura striata isolate bLonStr1 chromosome 5, bLonStr1.mat, whole genome shotgun sequence genome window below encodes:
- the CHADL gene encoding chondroadherin-like protein translates to MGPSWGLLLLAVALGVTAAARCPAPCVCDNLRAYVLCVNGSMTAIPDTIPELTRKLDLRGNSFMVIPAGAFLATPYLTHLDLQRCKVERLEEGAFRGLGRLVYLNLASNGIALLYQESLDGLFSLQQLILEGNRIEEIQPGAFGHLRSLTVLDLRANALVYLPDLVFQGLQVLRWLRLSHNVLHVLGSEAFAALPALRRLSLDHNELQALPGEALARLDGATRLDLGHNPITYVGEEALAMASLRHLFLDHASLQDVAPNAFARSPQLRILDLRENQLQKLPPLAGAEGLVRVSLEGNPLLCSCLLRPFHKWLTRARVHAEGACTAPPGLRGRSLNSLKSPEMRCSRHWPAPSATAPPEQPHSVSSRQCPWGCLCSPDFHHGSCENRDLREIPRDFPEDTRLLNLRENPFMTVPPDAFPGLKELVSLHLQRCSIRVLHPGALRGLSSLIYLYLTDNHLSTLVAAAFEGAPQLAYLDLDHNAFTHVPAGTFQLLPNLISLHLQHNAIGELSEGDLAGARGLRWLYLAGNAIKHIAPAALAPTKMLEKLQLEGNHLSEVPTAALGGLPTLSELKLSRNPIKHMGDSVFLPVASSLQHLYLDNMGLEWISPHAFTGLGPKIRSLFLESNKMSNIPDMSNFTGLEILNLHDVPFHCDCQLLPLSRWINKLNLCVGATCASPPEAQGMKVKLSTTFQSCLGWGQGEAAETNPNKTKAASKTNK, encoded by the exons ATGGGGCCatcctgggggctccttctgcttgCAGTGGCCTTGGGGGTAACAGCTGCCGCCCGCTGCCCTGCACCCTGTGTCTGCGATAACCTCCGTGCCTATGTCCTGTGTGTCAATGGGAGCATGACTGCCATTCCTGACACCATCCCagag CTCACCAGAAAACTAGACCTTCGGGGCAACAGTTTCATGGtcatcccagcaggagcctTCCTTGCTACCCCCTACCTGACACACTTAGACCTGCAGCGCTGCAAGGTGGAGAGACTGGAGGAAGGGGCTTTCCGGGGTCTGGGGAGGCTTGTCTACCTCAACCTGGCCTCCAATGGTATAGCCCTCCTCTACCAGGAGTCCCTGGATGGGCTCTTCTCCCTCCAACAGCTCATTCTGGAGGGGAATCGCATTGAGGAGATACAGCCGGGTGCTTTTGGCCATCTGAGGTCCCTCACTGTCCTTGACCTGAGGGCAAATGCCTTGGTCTACCTCCCAGACTTGGTCTTTCAGGGTTTGCAGGTTCTTAGATGGCTCCGGCTGTCTCACAATGTCCTCCATGTGCTGGGCAGTGAGGCctttgctgctctgcctgccctaCGCAGGCTAAGCTTGGACCACAATGAGCTGCAGGCACTGCCTGGTGAGGCCctggccaggttggatggggctacCCGGCTAGACCTGGGCCACAACCCCATCACCTATGTGGGTGAGGAAGCTCTGGCCATGGCCTCGCTGAGGCACCTCTTCCTGGACCATGCCTCCCTTCAGGATGTGGCACCCAATGCTTTTGCCCGCAGTCCCCAACTCCGTATTCTGGACCTCCGAGAAAACCAGCTGCAGAAGCTGCcacccctggctggggcagaggggctggtaAGGGTCAGCCTGGAAGGGAACCCtcttctctgctcctgcctcctgcgCCCCTTCCACAAGTGGCTGACAAGGGCACGAGTGCACGCTGAGGGTGCCTGTACTGCACCCCCTGGCCTCCGTGGCCGGTCCCTCAACTCCTTGAAGTCCCCTGAGATGAGATGCAGTCGACACTGGCCAGCCCCTAGCGCAACTGCACCACCAGAGCAGCCACATTCAgtcagcagcaggcagtgcccctGGGGATGTCTCTGCTCCCCTGATTTCCATCATGGGTCCTGTGAGAATAGGGACCTGCGGGAGATCCCTCGGGACTTCCCTGAGGACACCCGCCTTCTCAACTTGCGTGAAAACCCCTTCATGACAGTGCCACCGGATGCCTTCCCTGGCCTGAAGGAGCTGGTGTCGCTCCACCTACAGAGGTGCAGCATCAGGGTGCTGCACCCTGGGGCACTCCGGGGCCTGTCAAGCCTGATCTACCTATACCTCACTGACAACCACCTCTCCACCTTGGTGGCTGCTGCCTTTGAGGGGGCCCCACAGCTGGCCTACCTTGACCTGGACCACAATGCCTTCACCCATGTGCCTGCAGGCACCTTCCAGCTCTTGCCAAACCTCATCTCCCTCCACCTGCAGCACAACGCCATTGGGGAACTGTCAGAGGGTGACTTGGCTGGAGCCAGGGGGCTCCGCTGGCTTTACCTAGCTGGGAATGCCATCAAGCACATTgccccagctgccctggctcccaCCAAgatgctggaaaagctgcagctggagggaaaCCACTTATCAGAagtgcccacagcagccctggggggcCTGCCTACCCTGAGTGAGTTGAAGTTGTCCCGAAACCCCATCAAGCACATGGGGGACAGTGTCTTCCTGCCAGTGGcctccagcctgcagcacctctaCCTGGACAACATGGGCCTGGAGTGG ATTTCTCCCCATGCCTTCACTGGCCTCGGTCCCAAGATCAGAAGCCTCTTCCTGGAAAGCAACAAAATGAGTAACATACCCGACATGAGCAACTTCACGGGGTTGGAGATCCTCAACCTGCATGATGTGCCTTTCCACTGTGACTGCCAGCTCCTTCCGCTGAGCAG GTGGATCAACAAACTCAACCTCTGCGTAGGGGCCACCTGTGCTTCCCCTCCAGAAGCCCAGGGGATGAAGGTGAAGCTCTCCACCACTTTCCAATCTTGTCtcggctggggacaaggtgagGCTGCAGAAACCAATCCTAACAAGACTAAGGCTGCAAGCAAGACCAACAAGTAA